DNA from Variovorax sp. PBL-H6:
TGCAGCTCGACGAGCCGGTGCAGGCGTTCTGACGTCGGCGTGACGCGCAGGCCCTGCTGCAGCGCCAGCGCCCGCACGCCATGCACGATCGGGAAGGTGCCCAGCTTCTTGAGGTCCAGCGCCTCGTCCTCGTGGCGGGCGATGAGCCTGTGCCACCAGTTCGGGTGCGGATCGAACAGGTCGATGGCGCTGGCGAAGCGCGCAAGGAAGACATCGTTGCGGTCGACGATGTGGTCCAGGTGGTCGCGCGCCGCGACGAGCAGCGCGGCGTCGCCGGCGACCGCGCGGCTGTCGAGGAAGATGGCCAGGTGCATCGGCCCTTGGGGTCGGCTGCCGTAGACCCAGTCCCGCAGCGCCTCCTTGAAGGCAGCCAGCGGCTGGCGCCAGAGTGCCTCGGTCAGCATGATCCCGCCAGGGCAGGGCGGATAGCCGAGCTCGGCCAGCGCGGCGCTGAAGCGAGCGGCGACAGAGGCGAGCTCGGGGCTTTCGAAGCCGTCGCGCAGGAGCAGGGCGTTGTCCTGGTCGGTCTTGAGGATCTGCTCGCCTCGGCCCTCGCTGCCCATGACGATCAGGCAGCTGTTGGCCACCAGCGCCGGTGGCGCCAGCAGGGACCACAGGCGCTGGAACAGGCGCGCGTTGAGCGCGCCGACAAGCAACGCGATGCGCTCGATCTTCAGCCCGCCGTCGTGCAGGAGTGCCACGAGCTCGTCCATGTGCATGGCCACGGCGGCCAGGTCGGCGACGCCGGTCGCACCGTCGATCCGCAGCGCGAGCGTCTGCGGGTCGCGGCCTGCCAGCCGCCGGGGGTCGAGCAGAACGGGCAGATCCGGCATGGTGTC
Protein-coding regions in this window:
- a CDS encoding putative nucleotidyltransferase substrate binding domain-containing protein, with the translated sequence MSEPGMRCSEGDTMPDLPVLLDPRRLAGRDPQTLALRIDGATGVADLAAVAMHMDELVALLHDGGLKIERIALLVGALNARLFQRLWSLLAPPALVANSCLIVMGSEGRGEQILKTDQDNALLLRDGFESPELASVAARFSAALAELGYPPCPGGIMLTEALWRQPLAAFKEALRDWVYGSRPQGPMHLAIFLDSRAVAGDAALLVAARDHLDHIVDRNDVFLARFASAIDLFDPHPNWWHRLIARHEDEALDLKKLGTFPIVHGVRALALQQGLRVTPTSERLHRLVELQQLDAGLARDVLDALHWLMALRLGRQLRQKQAGQPPDNRVQPSELATLERDTLRAALGIVRRFRGLLQQRFRLDAL